The nucleotide window TCAAACGCTAATGTCTAGAACATGTTACACTCACACACTGACTCATTATGTAAGTATTATACCAgacatgaaaaatatatatatttttttacacatgaATTACAGACATTAACAAAATATTTCAAATAGTTCTAAAGTAGCAGATAATTAcatacagatacaaactgttaatcTGCTACAAGCAAGTCAGACTGAAAATTGACTGACTGTATTTCTTACTTTTTTTAaagtctgcattgttggttaagggcccataagtaagcacATGTGAAAAACGCAATTTGATTTTAAACATTTGGAGACAACAAGAGGTCATATCAGGCCCAGGGGAATAAACATCAAGACTTGCATTTTGACAGCATAACATTTGCTAAACCATGTGGGGAGTTGGCATTTGGTTTCCTGTGAATTGACCACATGATTGTTTCTACAATTTTGCAAGTACATTTGAACAAATGACTCAAAATGAAAAGCTAGAGACCATGCCATAAAAAGCAAATGTGATTCTCTTTGGCCAATGCAAAAGTTCACCCTCTATACTAAAACTGTTTTACAGGAGCTAATCTTTCCTGACAAAAAACAgtattctctcttctctgtgCCTTTACAGTGCTTCATTGGGCAGCAGGAGCACCTTTGGAAATATATATTAAATGGTAACTAACAACACAAAACATGGACTTTGTCTTAAAGGGAAGGGGTGACCGGTGGTGAAAATGTaatcaaccctgtcttgtggccCTGGAGAACTGTTCTTCTCCGTGAACAATCCAAACTCCTCTCTATGGGAAgttctcaattgcatactcctcctgtcctctctcctcaaaaCCCACTGGAGGAGAATGTCAGAGGGGCGGGatctctggctttctcatccaaagggttttgagaaggagacgaggagaggatgCGAGGAGTATGCAACTGAGATCTTCTCTATCGATTCCATCACTGATTGGTCCCCTGTTCGGCTTCTTCCTCTGTCGCTGATTGGCTGGAGTCTTCCTTCTGTGGCCTCACAGAACTCTTACTAATGGTCAGTAGATCTCGCAGCTCCTTGTTTTCAATCTAAATGCATGAGAATATTGgccatgggttgataaatagtattTTTAATTTACCCTGACCCAGAGTCATAGATAATAATAAAAATAGTAATTTGCTTGATTTAACAATTTTTTACCTCTAGCTGGGCAAGCCTCTCTCGCACAGAGCAGTAGTGCTGGTCATCCACCTGAACAGCTCTTCTCATCACCTGACCCATCTCGCATATCCGCTCCAGTTGGCTTTGCACTTCCTTCATGATAATACAAATTCAAACAAATAAAACACGACACATAGCTAATACATTTATCACATGATAAAAACAGAGTCAATGTCAAATGTTATTACATTCATTCTGAGTAGACAGAAAGGGTGTGTACCTTGGCATGGTCCTCATGAAGGCTAAGAACAGGCTTTGTGTCCAGCTCCTTCTTTTCCATCATAAGCTGTAGCATTTGCTTGCGGTATCTACCCATGATCAATTCTAGTGCATACTGGTGCTCCTCCAAAGACAGCCACAGTTCTGTGGAGATTTAACACATTTACCGGTCATTTCTGTGCCTCAAATATGTGACACATACATTGGTGTAATATATTAACAGATGTTGTTTTTCTCATGCTGCAAACATTTGACACCGAATTACATTTGATTGAGACAAAGTGGGGTAGAATAAAATATTAAAGTGATTAAAACATATGAATTGTGTCTTGCCTCGGTTTTCTTGCTGTAGTTCCTTTATTTGGGTATTCTCTTGCGTTAACAGGACGTGAGGCTTGTACTTTGACAACTCCTGTA belongs to Salvelinus alpinus chromosome 28, SLU_Salpinus.1, whole genome shotgun sequence and includes:
- the sike1 gene encoding suppressor of IKBKE 1; this translates as MACTLEKVLGDARTLLERLKEHDTAAEGLIEQSGALSQKVQGMREVGNALPDKYMEDSSEIQELSKYKPHVLLTQENTQIKELQQENRELWLSLEEHQYALELIMGRYRKQMLQLMMEKKELDTKPVLSLHEDHAKEVQSQLERICEMGQVMRRAVQVDDQHYCSVRERLAQLEIENKELRDLLTISKSSVRPQKEDSSQSATEEEAEQGTNQ